The DNA sequence GAGACGTTGCGCAGGATCGCGCCTTCACCGCGAGCGCCCTCCGTGAGCAGGATGCCGAGCCCGGCGAGACCGGTCGGGTGGAACTGGAAGAACTCCATGTCCTCCAGCGGCAGGCCCTTGCGCCAGACGATCCCGACGCCGTCGCCGGTGAGGGTGTGGGCGTTCGAGGTCGTCTTGTAGATCTTGCCGAAGCCGCCCGTGGCGAAGATGACGGCCTTGGAGTGGAAGACGTGCAGGTCACCGGTGGCCAGCTCGTAGGCGACGACGCCGGCGATCTCCTTCGAGCCGTCCGCCTTGTCGACCGTGATGAGGTCGAGGACGTAGAACTCGTTGAAGAAGTTGATCCCGAGCTTGACGCAGTTCTGGAAGAGCGTCTGCAGGATCATGTGGCCGGTTCGGTCCGCGGCGTAGCACGCGCGGCGGACGGGCGTCTTGCCGTGATCGGCGGTGTGTCCGCCGAAGCGGCGCTGGTCGATCTTGCCCTCGGGGGTGCGGTTGAACGGCAGACCCATGTTCTCGAGGTCGATGACCGCGTCGATCGCCTCCTTGGCGAGGATCTCGGCGGCGTCCTGGTCGACGAGGTAGTCGCCGCCCTTGACCGTGTCGAACGTGTGCCACTCCCACGAGTCCTCTTCGACGTTCGCGAGCGCCGCGGCCATGCCGCCCTGCGCCGCACCCGTGTGCGAACGCGTCGGGTAGAGCTTGGAGATCACGGCCGTCCGGGCTCCCGGTCCGGCCTCGATCGCCGCACGCATGCCGGCGCCGCCGGCGCCCACGATCACGATGTCGAACTGGTGGTAGTGCACGCCGTCCCGGACGACGCTCTGGGTCTCGCTGCTCACGTGTGGGTGCCTTCTGTCTCTCGTGCTACGCCGCGCACAGTTCTTGCAGGAAATCGACGCTGTCGGAGGTCAGCCCGATGCAGGGGTCGAAAGTGAAGACCACGAGCGTGCCCAGCACGATCAGGAAGGCCGCAGCCAAGCCGATCGCCCAGACCAGCACGCGGCGCACCTTCGCGTTCGTGACGTAGTCGTTCGTGATCGTGCGCATGCCGTTCGCGCCGTGGATCAGGGCGAGCCACAGCATCAGCACGTCCCACCACTGCCAGAAGGGATTCGCGAGCTTGCCGGCGACGAAGGCGAAGTCGATTCCGGAGATGCCCTCGCCGAGCATGAGGTTCACGAAGAGGTGGCCGAAGATGAGGATCACCAGGAACACGCCCGAGACGCGCATGTAGATCCAGCCCCACTTCTCGAGGTTGGGTCCCGAGCGGCGGACAGTCGTGTGGGACGAGCGGGGATCCGCGATCGTGGTCATCACTCACCTCCGAACGCGAGCATGAGGTGGCGGGGCGCGAAGCCGGCCATCGTGACGGCCCAGATGCCGAGCACACCCCACCAGAGCTGACGCTGGTGCCGCGTCGCCCACGGCCACAGGTCGACCGCGATGATGCGGAGGCCGTTGTACGCGTGGTACGCGATCGCCGCGACGAGGACGACCTCGCCGATGGCCATCAGGGGGTTCTTGTAGGTGCCGATCACCGCGTTGTACGCCTCGGGGGAGACGCGGATCAGAGCGGTGTCCAGGACGTGCACCAGGAGGAAGAAGAAGATCGCCACTCCGGTGATGCGGTGCAGCACCCACGACCACATGCCCTCGCGGCCGCGGTACAGCGTGCCGCGGGGGACTTTCGAGGTGGTCTCGGATACCGACGGTACGGAGCGTGTGACTGTGGACACGATCGTCCTCCCTGCTCGGTGCGAGGTCGTTGAGCGCCGGTGCGGACCTTGCGCTGGCGCGTACCCATCCTAGGACCGCCCCGATGAGGCGGGCGACGTCGGCGTACCGAAACTCTCTCGATGTCGAGAGAGTTTCGGACCCCGAGCCGGTACACATGCCGGACATGCGGGCGAAACGCGCCGGTCGGGGCCCGCGGCTACGGTGGAGGCATGCCAGAGCCGATCGAGGACTTCTACGCCGTCATCCCCGCAGGCGGGATCGGCAGCCGCCTGTGGCCGCTGTCGCGCGCGGACGCCCCCAAGTTCCTGCACGACCTCACCGGATCGGGTTCGTCGCTGCTGCGCGACACGTGGAACCGCCTCGAGCCGCTGACCGGCGGCGACCGCATCGCGGTCGTCACGGGGCGCGCGCACCGCGCCGCCGTGGAGAAGGAACTGCCGGACATCCCCGACCACAACGTGTTCCTGGAGTCCGAGCCGCGCGATTCGACCGCGGCGATCGGTCTCGCCGCAGCGATCCTGGTGCGTCGCGAACCCGACGTCATCATCGGCTCGTTCGCGGCCGACCACGTGATCCGCGTCCCGCATCTGTTCGAGTGGGCGGTGCGCCAGGCGGTCGCCGTCGCGCGCGAGGGTTACATCTGCACGATCGGCATCCAGCCGGCCGAGCCCTCGATCGGATTCGGCTACATAAAGAAGGCATCCGAGCTCATCGTCGACGGCGCACCCGAGGCCGCACTGGTGGAGCGCTTCGTCGAGAAGCCCGATCTGGAGACGGCCAAGGAGTACTTCGCCGAGCGGTCGTACCTGTGGAACGCCGGCATGTTCATCTCGCGTGCCGACGTCCTCCTCGGGGAGATCGCCGAGCAGGATCCGCACCTCTACGCCGGTCTCATGGATCTCGCCGAGGCGTGGGACGACCGCGAGAAGCGCGGTCCGGTCGTGGACCGCGTGTGGCCGACCCTCACCAAGATCGCGATCGACTACGCCGTCGCCGAGCCCGCCGCCGAGAAAGGGCGCCTCGCGGTCATCCCGGGCCACTTCGACTGGGACGACGTGGGCGATTTCGCGAGCCTGGCCAAGCTCAACTCCCACGGACGCAAGAACGACCTGGCGATCCTGGGCGAGAACGCGCGCATCCTCTCCGATGCCTCCAGCGGCATCGTCGTCAGTCAGACGCAGCGCGTGATCAGCCTGATCGGCGTGAAGGACATCGTCGTGGTCGACACCGAGGACGCGCTCCTGGTGACCACGAGCGAGCACGCGCAGCGCGTGAAGGGCGTCGTGGACGCCCTCAAGCTCACCGGACGCGGCGACGTCCTCTGAGCGGATGCCGCGCCCGGCGCACCGGCACCGGTGAATCGCAGTCCCGCCGAGTGCGGCATCCGATTCCGGCGTGTTGCGTCTTTGTAACCATTGGCCGCCGGGGGCCCGTCCGGCATGCAAGCCCCGCGTCACAGTCGGTAACTTTGGCACGTCACCCGCGAAGTGCGCGGGGCACCTTTCATGGAGGCGTGAGTTGACTTTCTCTACCACCAAGAAGTTCGTCGGGGTAGTTGCCGCCGCCGGACTCCTCGTCGCCCTTGCCGGCTGCGGATCGGCACCCGAGCCGGCCGCCAGCGAAACCGCTGCCGCCGGCGGTGCCGTCGACGGCTTCAAGCCCTGCATGGTCTCGGACGCGGGCGGATTCGACGACAAGTCGTTCAACCAGCTCGGCTTCGAGGGCCTCGTTGCGGCCTCCGATGAGCTCGGCGTCGAATACGTCACGGTCCAGTCGGACTCCGAGGCGGACTTCGCCCCGAACATCACGAGCCTGATCGACCAGAACTGCACGCTCATCATCACGGTCGGCTTCGCGCTCGCGTCCGCCGCCGGTGAGGCCGCGATTGCCAACCCCGACATCGAGTTCGTCTCGATCGACGACGTGGTCGACAACGACTTCGACGGCAACACCGACGCGCCCAACATCAAGCCGATCATCTTCGACACCTCGCAGGCCGCGTTCCTCGCGGGCTACGCGTCGGCGTCGTACTCGACGGCCAAGAAGGTCGGCACGTTCGGCGGCATGAACTTCCCGACCGTCTCGATCTTCATGGACGGCTTCGCGCAGGGCGTGGAGTACTGGAACTCCGAGAAGGGTGACACGGTCGAGGTCCTCGGCTGGGATCGCGCTGCTCAGGACGGTGTCTTCACCGGTGGCTTCGCGGCCAACCAGGACGCCATCAACGCGGCCCAGGGCCTGGTCGACCAGGGTGTGGACGTGCTCCTGCCCGTCGGCGGACCGATCTACCAGAGCGCTGCTTCGGTGATCCGCGACTCCGGCCGCGACATCGCGCTGCTCGGCGTGGACGCGGACGTGTTCGAGACCGACCCGTCGGTCGCCGACCTGCTGCTGACCTCGATCCGCAAGGCGATCGACGTGGGCGTCCAGGAGGCGGTCCTGGCCGCCGGTACGGGCGACTTCGACGCGACGCCGTTCATCGGCACGCTCGAGAACGAGGGCGTGGCGCTGGCCCCGTTCCACGACTTCGAGTCCAAGGTCTCGCCTGACCTCCAGGGCGAGCTCGACACGATCGCGGCGGGCATCATCGACGGGTCGATCCCGGTCGAGTCCTACCTCGCTCAGTAATCCCTCCACGGACGGGGAGGCTGGTCGCCCAGCCTCCCCGTTTCCGTTTTCCCCACGCGCCCGAACGCGCCCCACTTACTAGGATCTTCAGCTATGAAGCTCGAACTCCGCGGGATCACCAAGCGGTTCGGCACCCTCGTCGCGAACGATCACATCGACCTCGTCGTCCAGCCCGGAGAGATCCACTGTCTCCTGGGCGAGAACGGCGCCGGCAAGTCGACGCTGATGAACGTTCTCTACGGGCTGTACCGTGCCGACGACGGTGTCATCCTTCTGGACGATGTCGTCCAGAACTTCCAGGGTCCCGGCGATGCGATGCGCGCCGGCATCGGAATGGTCCATCAGCACTTCATGCTGATCCCCGTCTTCACCGTCGCCGAGAACGTCATGCTGGGCCATGAGGCGACCAAGGCCGGCGGCATCCTCGACCTCGCCACCGCGCGCGAGCGCGTCCGCGAGATCTCCGCCCGCTTCGGTTTCGACGTCGATCCCGATGCGCTGGTCGAAGACCTCCCGGTCGGCGTGCAGCAGCGCGTCGAGATCATCAAGGCGCTCTCGCGCGACGCGCGCGTCCTCGTCTTCGATGAGCCGACCGCCGTGCTCACGCCGCAGGAGACCGATGAGCTCATGGGCATCATGCGCCAGCTCAAGGAGTCGGGCACCTCGATCGTGTTCATCACCCACAAGCTGCGCGAAGTCCGCGAGGTCGCGGATCGCATCACGGTGATCCGGCTCGGCAAGGTCGTCGGCGAGGCGTCGCCGACGGCGACGAACGCCGAGCTGGCCGAACTCATGGTCGGTCGCGCCGTCGAACTGAAGGTCCACAAGGACGAGCCGAAGCTCGGCGACCGGTCCCTCGTGGTCGAAGGCCTCACGGTCATCGACGCGAAGGACCAGATCGTCGTCAACGACGTGAGCTTCGACGTGCGGGCGGGCGAGATCGTCGCGATCGCCGGTGTGCAGGGCAACGGTCAGACCGAGCTGACGGAGGCGCTGGTCGGTCTCGAGCAGCGCGTGAAGGGATCGATCACGCTCAACGGCGAGGAGCTCGTCGGCGCCAGCGTCCGCCGCATCCTCGACGAGGGAGTCGGGTTCGTCCCCGAGGACCGTCAGGAGCACGGGCTCGTCGGCAAGATGACGATCGCCGAGAACCTGGTGCTCGACCGCACCGACGGGCCGCCGTTCGTCCGCGCCGGCAGTCTCCGACTCGGCTACATCGCCGAGTTCGCCGCGCAGAAGTTCACCGAATTCGACGTCCGCGGTCCCGGGATCGACGCCCCGGTCGGCACCCTCTCCGGCGGCAACCAGCAGAAGGTCGTGCTCGCCCGCGAACTCAGCCGGGATCTGTCCCTGCTCGTGGCGGCGCAGCCGACCCGCGGCGTGGACGTCGGCTCGATCGAGTTCATCCACAAGCGCATCGTGCAGACGCGGGATGCCGGCATCCCGGTGATCGTCGTCTCGACCGAGCTCGACGAGGTCACCGCGCTCGCGGACCGCATCATCGTGATGTACCGCGGTCGCATCATCGGCATCGTCCCGGGCGACACCCCGCGCGGCGTCCTGGGTCTCATGATGGCCGGCGAGACGCCCG is a window from the Microbacterium lacus genome containing:
- a CDS encoding ABC transporter ATP-binding protein → MKLELRGITKRFGTLVANDHIDLVVQPGEIHCLLGENGAGKSTLMNVLYGLYRADDGVILLDDVVQNFQGPGDAMRAGIGMVHQHFMLIPVFTVAENVMLGHEATKAGGILDLATARERVREISARFGFDVDPDALVEDLPVGVQQRVEIIKALSRDARVLVFDEPTAVLTPQETDELMGIMRQLKESGTSIVFITHKLREVREVADRITVIRLGKVVGEASPTATNAELAELMVGRAVELKVHKDEPKLGDRSLVVEGLTVIDAKDQIVVNDVSFDVRAGEIVAIAGVQGNGQTELTEALVGLEQRVKGSITLNGEELVGASVRRILDEGVGFVPEDRQEHGLVGKMTIAENLVLDRTDGPPFVRAGSLRLGYIAEFAAQKFTEFDVRGPGIDAPVGTLSGGNQQKVVLARELSRDLSLLVAAQPTRGVDVGSIEFIHKRIVQTRDAGIPVIVVSTELDEVTALADRIIVMYRGRIIGIVPGDTPRGVLGLMMAGETPAEATPPTDDRGVAA
- the sdhC gene encoding succinate dehydrogenase, cytochrome b556 subunit, which translates into the protein MSTVTRSVPSVSETTSKVPRGTLYRGREGMWSWVLHRITGVAIFFFLLVHVLDTALIRVSPEAYNAVIGTYKNPLMAIGEVVLVAAIAYHAYNGLRIIAVDLWPWATRHQRQLWWGVLGIWAVTMAGFAPRHLMLAFGGE
- a CDS encoding BMP family lipoprotein, which produces MTFSTTKKFVGVVAAAGLLVALAGCGSAPEPAASETAAAGGAVDGFKPCMVSDAGGFDDKSFNQLGFEGLVAASDELGVEYVTVQSDSEADFAPNITSLIDQNCTLIITVGFALASAAGEAAIANPDIEFVSIDDVVDNDFDGNTDAPNIKPIIFDTSQAAFLAGYASASYSTAKKVGTFGGMNFPTVSIFMDGFAQGVEYWNSEKGDTVEVLGWDRAAQDGVFTGGFAANQDAINAAQGLVDQGVDVLLPVGGPIYQSAASVIRDSGRDIALLGVDADVFETDPSVADLLLTSIRKAIDVGVQEAVLAAGTGDFDATPFIGTLENEGVALAPFHDFESKVSPDLQGELDTIAAGIIDGSIPVESYLAQ
- a CDS encoding mannose-1-phosphate guanylyltransferase gives rise to the protein MPEPIEDFYAVIPAGGIGSRLWPLSRADAPKFLHDLTGSGSSLLRDTWNRLEPLTGGDRIAVVTGRAHRAAVEKELPDIPDHNVFLESEPRDSTAAIGLAAAILVRREPDVIIGSFAADHVIRVPHLFEWAVRQAVAVAREGYICTIGIQPAEPSIGFGYIKKASELIVDGAPEAALVERFVEKPDLETAKEYFAERSYLWNAGMFISRADVLLGEIAEQDPHLYAGLMDLAEAWDDREKRGPVVDRVWPTLTKIAIDYAVAEPAAEKGRLAVIPGHFDWDDVGDFASLAKLNSHGRKNDLAILGENARILSDASSGIVVSQTQRVISLIGVKDIVVVDTEDALLVTTSEHAQRVKGVVDALKLTGRGDVL
- the sdhD gene encoding succinate dehydrogenase, hydrophobic membrane anchor protein, which translates into the protein MTTIADPRSSHTTVRRSGPNLEKWGWIYMRVSGVFLVILIFGHLFVNLMLGEGISGIDFAFVAGKLANPFWQWWDVLMLWLALIHGANGMRTITNDYVTNAKVRRVLVWAIGLAAAFLIVLGTLVVFTFDPCIGLTSDSVDFLQELCAA